A segment of the Marinobacter arenosus genome:
GCCGAGCAGGCGACGGACGTCACGCCAACAGAACCGGTCGAGCCGATGGGCGACGATTCGGTCACCAGTGACGATATCGTGGATCCAGTCGAGTCTGCCCCCGTGGTCACGCAATCCACGGACCCTGTGCTGGGAGATCCGGCCGAGCCAGTGGTCGTGACGGATACCGGGAGACTACAGATTACCTTTACGGGTGACTGCTGGGTTCAGGTCAGCGATGCCGCCGGCAATCGACTGGTCAATTCACTGCAACGGAATGGCGACCGGATCGACGTGACCGGCGAGGTTCCCCTCAGGGTGGTGATTGGCGCTGTCGACGCGGTCGGCTCGATCAGCTTCCAGGGGGAGCCGGTGGACATGGACGGTTACCGTGTGGTCAATAATCGGTCAGAATTTACCCTGACGATCTGAAACTTGAAACTCATTGAAATCGGTCAGTAAGCCATGAAACACGAATCCCCAATCGTTAGACGCAAATCTCGCCAGATCATGGTGGGTAATGTACCTGTTGGTGGTGATGCGCCGATTGCGGTTCAAAGCATGACCAATACCAGCACGTGTGACGTCGACGCCACCGTCGGACAGATTCGGGCGCTTGAGGACGCCGGCGCCGATATCGTTCGCGTGTCAGTTCCGACCATGGATGCCGCAGAAGCCTTTGGCAAGATCCGGGAGCAGGTCTCTGTTCCGCTGGTTGCCGATATCCATTTCGATTACAAGATTGCCCTGCGTGTGGCCGAACTCGGCGTGGACTGCCTTCGAATCAATCCGGGAAATATCGGTCGGGAAGACCGCGTCAGCGCGGTGATCAGTGCCGCGAGGGACCGGAATATTCCGATTCGCATCGGCGTGAATGCGGGTTCTTTGGAGAAAGAGCTTCAGCGTAAATACGGGGAGCCCACCCCGGATGCCCTCGTTGAATCCGCAATGCGTCACATCGATATTCTCGATCGCCACGATTTTCAGGATTTCAAGGTCAGTCTGAAAGCGTCGGAAGTGTTCATGACCGTCGCGGCATACCGAAAGATCGCCGCACAGATTGAGCAGCCGTTGCACCTTGGTATCACCGAGGCAGGCGGCTTCCGTTCCGGAACAGTGAAGTCTTCCATTGGCTTGGGAATGCTACTGATGGACGGTATTGGCGATACCATTCGTGTATCCCTCGCCGCAGACCCGGTTCAGGAAATCAAGGTGGGCTATGACATCCTGAAGAGTCTCCGTCTGCGCAGTCGCGGTATTAATTTCATCGCCTGCCCAAGCTGCTCCCGCCAGAATTTCGATGTGATCCAGACCATGAACGACCTAGAGGCGCGCCTCGAGGACGTGAATACGGCCATGGATGTCGCGATCATTGGTTGCATTGTGAATGGTCCCGGTGAGGCGAAAGAAGCGGATATCGGGCTGACCGGTGGAAGCCCGAAGAACCTGTTCTATATGGCGGGCA
Coding sequences within it:
- the ispG gene encoding flavodoxin-dependent (E)-4-hydroxy-3-methylbut-2-enyl-diphosphate synthase, whose protein sequence is MKHESPIVRRKSRQIMVGNVPVGGDAPIAVQSMTNTSTCDVDATVGQIRALEDAGADIVRVSVPTMDAAEAFGKIREQVSVPLVADIHFDYKIALRVAELGVDCLRINPGNIGREDRVSAVISAARDRNIPIRIGVNAGSLEKELQRKYGEPTPDALVESAMRHIDILDRHDFQDFKVSLKASEVFMTVAAYRKIAAQIEQPLHLGITEAGGFRSGTVKSSIGLGMLLMDGIGDTIRVSLAADPVQEIKVGYDILKSLRLRSRGINFIACPSCSRQNFDVIQTMNDLEARLEDVNTAMDVAIIGCIVNGPGEAKEADIGLTGGSPKNLFYMAGKPNQKLDNATLTDDLERLIREEVARRKEEEDAIIARSGS